A DNA window from Mucilaginibacter xinganensis contains the following coding sequences:
- a CDS encoding L,D-transpeptidase family protein, whose product MIKLFPAKKIVAPFLIVAALIITFQSCKKKRNETATFFFKKTHNKIYQDYTPEGFAAVFKNTLLSERHNLKHADFIANYYKKNHYEPQLVMAHLFNGDLLTVSNYCLKADEHGLDPQLFKAQALRDLMYKFALEKNTKSLDSAYRAIAKIEIAASSSLIDYSNALQYGVINPKTIYRRYFLATKAADSLGMVRIFRINDMQTYLDSIQPRSPQYLVLQKALKDKYEAPGRSGEETRRILLVNLERLRWRNKPFEDKYVIVNIPDFFLNVIDSGRSVLKMKVCVGQGRNMDNANTLVAYNDSCRIDKPNDHETPLLNSLIHSVDVNPIWNIPRSIANKEILVEAAKDRYYLSNKDIDVYENDKLVEDPEDIDWTKITKENSPYEFKQKPGADNSLGKIKFLFNNKSSVYLHDTPAKSAFYRSMRAVSHGCVRLGDPQGLALNLFGQGEKYNTIAEDMAGDNPEPTTIYLPKKVPVYITYVTCWADEEGKLQFRNDVYGQDIVLYDHLQKLLHPIKSSSQQVAKR is encoded by the coding sequence ATGATTAAATTATTTCCGGCAAAAAAAATTGTCGCCCCGTTTTTAATTGTTGCCGCCTTAATTATCACTTTTCAAAGCTGCAAAAAGAAGCGTAACGAAACTGCCACTTTCTTTTTTAAAAAGACTCATAACAAAATTTACCAGGATTATACTCCCGAAGGTTTCGCCGCGGTTTTTAAAAATACGCTTTTGTCAGAGAGGCATAATCTAAAACATGCTGATTTTATAGCAAACTATTACAAGAAAAATCATTACGAGCCGCAGTTAGTAATGGCGCATTTGTTTAATGGCGATTTACTTACTGTTTCAAATTATTGTTTAAAAGCCGATGAACATGGTTTGGACCCTCAGTTATTCAAAGCGCAGGCATTACGTGATTTGATGTATAAATTTGCATTAGAAAAAAATACAAAAAGTCTTGACTCGGCATATCGCGCAATTGCAAAAATCGAGATTGCGGCTTCCAGCTCACTCATCGATTACTCCAATGCCCTGCAATATGGTGTAATTAACCCGAAAACAATTTACAGGCGATATTTTTTGGCAACAAAAGCCGCTGATAGCCTTGGCATGGTGCGTATTTTTCGTATTAATGATATGCAAACCTATCTCGACAGCATTCAACCCAGGAGCCCTCAATACCTGGTATTACAAAAAGCCTTGAAAGACAAATACGAAGCTCCAGGAAGATCAGGTGAAGAAACAAGGCGTATTTTATTAGTAAACCTTGAGCGTTTAAGATGGCGTAATAAGCCTTTTGAAGATAAATATGTGATAGTAAATATTCCTGATTTCTTTTTGAATGTAATTGACAGCGGCAGATCGGTGTTGAAAATGAAAGTTTGCGTTGGGCAGGGACGTAACATGGACAACGCCAATACGCTGGTAGCTTACAATGATTCATGCAGGATTGATAAGCCAAATGACCATGAAACGCCTTTACTCAATAGCCTGATCCATAGCGTTGATGTTAACCCAATTTGGAATATCCCGCGCAGTATTGCAAACAAAGAAATATTGGTTGAAGCAGCAAAAGATCGTTACTATCTATCAAACAAGGACATCGACGTTTACGAAAACGATAAGCTGGTTGAAGATCCGGAAGATATCGACTGGACAAAAATAACAAAAGAAAACTCGCCCTATGAGTTTAAACAAAAACCAGGTGCCGATAATTCTTTAGGTAAAATAAAATTTTTGTTCAATAACAAAAGCAGCGTTTATTTACACGACACCCCGGCAAAGAGCGCATTTTATAGAAGTATGCGCGCTGTGAGCCATGGTTGTGTTCGGCTGGGTGATCCGCAGGGATTAGCTTTGAACCTATTTGGACAGGGCGAAAAATATAATACGATAGCAGAAGATATGGCCGGCGACAACCCCGAACCTACTACTATCTACCTACCTAAAAAAGTTCCCGTTTATATTACATATGTAACTTGCTGGGCTGATGAAGAAGGCAAATTGCAATTCAGGAACGACGTTTACGGGCAGGATATCGTTTTGTATGATCACCTGCAAAAACTGCTTCATCCCATTAAAAGCAGCAGTCAACAGGTGGCGAAGCGTTAA
- a CDS encoding DinB family protein, whose amino-acid sequence MAKTEVWLRGPMEGVPVLLQPVAHALSQAREEIGVLMAGFPEALLWEKPAGLASPGFHLQHLAGVLNRLFTYAEGQQLSTQQLDTLAAEGKPPYGEYGAGVLVEIFNKQVDDCIAQLKRIDALTLSESREVGRSKLPSTVIGLYVHGAEHTMRHAGQLLVTVKVLIDNYADDLDSRLIT is encoded by the coding sequence ATGGCAAAAACTGAAGTTTGGTTACGCGGGCCTATGGAAGGGGTCCCCGTTTTATTACAACCCGTCGCCCATGCTTTATCACAGGCCAGGGAAGAGATAGGTGTATTAATGGCCGGTTTTCCTGAAGCCTTGTTATGGGAAAAACCTGCAGGACTTGCATCACCCGGATTTCACCTACAGCACCTTGCGGGTGTGCTAAACAGGCTTTTTACTTATGCTGAAGGTCAACAGCTTTCCACCCAGCAATTGGATACACTGGCTGCTGAAGGCAAGCCACCATACGGAGAATATGGTGCAGGTGTTTTAGTCGAAATATTTAATAAGCAGGTGGATGATTGTATCGCTCAATTAAAAAGGATTGACGCGTTAACGTTATCAGAAAGCAGGGAAGTAGGCAGGTCAAAATTGCCATCAACCGTCATTGGTTTATATGTTCACGGGGCCGAACATACGATGAGGCATGCCGGACAGCTTTTGGTTACAGTAAAAGTATTGATTGATAACTATGCGGATGATCTGGATTCACGCCTTATAACGTAA
- a CDS encoding glycosyl hydrolase: protein MRKCFAIIFILFINSGLKAQKFSPVNQNATPGVKKVLNLLYEIKGRYILSGQQNYNSDRNLFSDSAKSITGKYPAIWGSDFINWGDKDLGPQIVEEAIKKSKEGYLITLMWHEGKPTDEPPYDFEKNVKGKMTDAEWVELITPGTTLNKKWLGQIDVVAGYLKQLSDAGVTVLWRPYHEMNGVWFWWGNRKGDNGISKLWKMMYDRYTNYFHLNNLLWVWGANGLRDIPYDEAYDYKDFYPGANYVDILGADIYHFDYEQKDYNELLKLANGKPIALTETGELPKPEILKVQPEWTWFMVWTSWLWTDNTHDRVKEIYNLPQTLNHDEVSAKLDSIK from the coding sequence ATGAGAAAATGTTTTGCAATTATTTTTATATTATTTATTAATTCGGGTTTAAAGGCTCAAAAGTTTAGTCCTGTAAATCAGAATGCAACGCCTGGGGTAAAAAAGGTGCTCAACTTGTTGTACGAAATAAAGGGCAGGTACATTTTGTCAGGTCAGCAAAATTATAACAGTGACAGAAATCTATTTTCAGATAGTGCTAAAAGTATTACCGGAAAGTATCCGGCTATTTGGGGGAGTGACTTTATTAATTGGGGCGATAAAGACCTGGGGCCGCAAATAGTAGAAGAAGCTATTAAAAAATCGAAAGAAGGATACCTAATTACACTGATGTGGCATGAGGGAAAGCCAACTGACGAGCCGCCGTATGATTTTGAAAAGAATGTAAAGGGCAAGATGACCGATGCGGAATGGGTAGAGCTGATTACACCAGGTACCACCCTGAATAAAAAGTGGCTGGGCCAGATAGACGTTGTAGCGGGCTATTTAAAGCAATTAAGCGATGCTGGCGTAACCGTTTTATGGAGGCCCTATCACGAAATGAACGGCGTGTGGTTTTGGTGGGGAAATAGAAAGGGTGACAATGGCATTAGTAAATTGTGGAAAATGATGTATGACAGGTATACCAATTATTTCCATTTAAATAATTTGTTATGGGTATGGGGTGCAAATGGGCTGCGGGATATTCCTTACGATGAAGCTTACGATTATAAAGACTTTTATCCGGGTGCTAACTATGTTGATATTTTAGGTGCCGACATCTATCATTTTGATTACGAGCAAAAAGATTATAACGAGCTGTTGAAGCTGGCTAACGGGAAACCGATAGCGCTTACGGAAACCGGTGAACTCCCGAAGCCCGAAATATTAAAGGTGCAGCCGGAATGGACCTGGTTTATGGTTTGGACTAGCTGGCTTTGGACCGATAATACCCACGATAGGGTGAAAGAAATTTATAATTTGCCACAAACGCTTAACCACGATGAAGTTAGTGCTAAACTTGATTCAATTAAATAG
- a CDS encoding Arc family DNA binding domain-containing protein — protein sequence MAEKKAFILRINPEVLKEIERWAADEFRSINGQVEYLLQHALNERKKSGKKKKSD from the coding sequence ATGGCTGAGAAAAAAGCATTTATATTGCGTATTAACCCGGAGGTGCTCAAGGAGATTGAACGCTGGGCCGCTGATGAGTTCAGAAGTATTAATGGCCAGGTAGAGTACCTGCTGCAGCATGCTTTAAATGAACGTAAAAAAAGCGGAAAAAAGAAAAAATCAGATTAA
- a CDS encoding HD family phosphohydrolase, translated as MAKLSSSRQKALFRKYSRNVKFLMMLASICVIVFTLPKQAKFSYDIEKGRIWNQKDLISPYNFAILKTQQEIENDQKAALASITPIYQADPDMPQHQLEGFKNDFEVKWHSAGFPDNKKAKYESTGYNVLKTIYDKGVFTPNAKYQQNAENYQITILTFNLATDKNTADLFTRQKALDYSDQYLNLYKDLDKAFLLDLISNRLQANLTFDNKLTSRLEKEVVENLSTTRGMVQKGEVIIAKGSVVSDDGYQKLQSYKKAFEDNARINGDRRLVLLGQVLLVGIAITLLIVFLYLFRKDIYNDNRLVSLILLVITAMLFTLSIAIKLQLPNLYYIPYCIVPIIIRILFDTRLALNIHLLVVLIAGFFVPNSFEFAYFEITAGMVSIYSIKNLIRREQFLVSALIITLTYFVAFLGISFIREGSIKSIDWMDFLPFVVSVLLTLLAYPLIYIFEKIFAITSDITLIELTNTNAPLLREMAFTAPGTFQHSLQVANLAENAIYSIGGNALLVRAGALYHDIGKMENPLFFIENQTSGFNPHDKLPYQESAQIIIRHVSQGIEMARKANLPEIVIDFIRTHHGDTRVDYFYQSFLKNFPEKFIDENTFRYPGPIPFSKEGGVLMLADSIEAASRSLKEPDEQSISNLVDRIVKYKLDQNQLKDSDITLKDIETIKTIFKRMLMSIYHVRIDY; from the coding sequence ATGGCCAAATTATCTTCATCGCGTCAAAAGGCATTATTCCGCAAATACTCGCGTAATGTTAAGTTTTTAATGATGCTGGCGAGCATCTGTGTAATTGTTTTTACCCTGCCTAAGCAAGCAAAGTTCAGCTACGATATTGAAAAGGGGAGGATCTGGAACCAGAAGGACCTAATATCGCCTTACAATTTCGCCATTTTGAAAACGCAGCAGGAAATTGAGAACGATCAAAAAGCAGCGCTGGCGAGCATAACGCCTATTTACCAGGCCGATCCGGATATGCCGCAGCATCAGTTGGAAGGATTTAAAAATGACTTTGAAGTAAAATGGCACAGTGCAGGGTTTCCGGATAATAAAAAAGCAAAATATGAATCAACCGGGTACAACGTGTTAAAAACGATATACGATAAAGGGGTTTTTACACCGAATGCAAAGTACCAGCAAAACGCTGAAAATTACCAGATAACCATACTTACATTTAACCTGGCAACTGATAAAAATACGGCAGATCTTTTTACCAGGCAGAAAGCTTTAGATTATAGCGACCAGTACTTAAACCTATACAAGGACCTTGATAAGGCCTTTCTGCTTGATCTCATCAGCAACAGGCTGCAGGCCAATTTAACCTTTGACAACAAATTAACCTCGAGGCTTGAAAAAGAAGTAGTAGAAAACTTATCTACCACCCGGGGTATGGTCCAAAAAGGGGAGGTGATAATAGCCAAGGGTTCGGTGGTAAGTGATGATGGCTATCAAAAATTGCAATCCTACAAAAAAGCCTTTGAAGACAACGCCCGTATAAATGGCGACCGGAGGCTTGTTTTACTTGGCCAGGTTTTATTGGTGGGGATAGCTATCACATTGCTTATTGTTTTTTTATATCTCTTCCGTAAGGATATTTACAATGATAACCGCTTGGTAAGCCTGATTCTGCTGGTAATAACAGCAATGCTGTTTACCTTATCAATAGCTATAAAGTTACAGCTGCCTAACTTATATTATATTCCGTATTGTATAGTACCAATAATCATTCGCATTCTGTTCGATACTCGTTTGGCATTAAATATCCATCTGCTGGTAGTATTGATAGCAGGCTTTTTTGTTCCTAACAGCTTTGAGTTTGCTTATTTTGAAATTACAGCCGGGATGGTTTCTATCTATAGTATTAAAAACCTTATTCGCCGTGAGCAGTTTCTTGTTTCGGCCCTTATTATCACGTTAACTTATTTTGTAGCTTTTCTGGGGATTTCATTTATCAGGGAGGGTAGCATAAAAAGTATTGATTGGATGGACTTTTTGCCTTTTGTGGTTAGCGTTTTATTAACGTTGCTGGCTTATCCGCTCATTTATATCTTCGAAAAAATATTTGCGATTACATCCGACATCACACTGATAGAACTAACGAACACAAATGCGCCGCTGCTGCGTGAAATGGCCTTCACCGCACCAGGTACGTTCCAGCACTCGTTGCAGGTAGCCAACCTCGCCGAAAATGCCATATACAGCATCGGAGGTAATGCCTTGCTGGTTAGGGCAGGTGCCTTGTATCATGATATTGGTAAAATGGAGAATCCTTTATTTTTCATTGAAAATCAAACATCGGGCTTTAACCCTCACGATAAACTGCCTTACCAGGAAAGCGCGCAGATTATTATCAGGCACGTAAGCCAGGGAATTGAAATGGCAAGGAAAGCAAACCTCCCGGAGATTGTTATTGATTTTATCCGTACGCATCATGGCGATACCCGGGTAGATTATTTTTATCAGTCTTTTTTGAAAAATTTTCCCGAAAAATTCATTGATGAGAACACTTTTAGGTACCCGGGACCCATCCCTTTTTCAAAAGAAGGGGGTGTTTTGATGCTTGCCGACTCAATTGAGGCAGCTTCACGGTCATTAAAAGAACCAGACGAGCAATCGATAAGTAATTTGGTTGACAGGATTGTAAAATACAAGCTTGATCAAAACCAACTGAAAGACAGTGATATAACGCTAAAGGATATTGAAACTATCAAAACAATATTTAAGCGAATGCTGATGAGCATTTATCATGTGAGAATAGATTACTAA
- a CDS encoding murein L,D-transpeptidase catalytic domain family protein: protein MKRSIGGLICVLLIVAITTISWKTAEFNSNHNKSFKKPSTARELLEKYITNIYESAHLQESGLGLEVFNKAVTGFMNLKASNKLPQTTSILTVVDLAKSSHEKRMWIIDMINNELLINTWVSHGHGSGDDMATSFSNKIDSHQSSLGFYITDDVYYGKNGRSLRLDGMDAGFNSNARERAIVVHGADYVGENAIAQLSRLGRSYGCPAVSPEVSDKVIDLIKNKTVMYINGNDNPYNSKFLDPELAASYVFPDTKNGFMASL from the coding sequence ATGAAGAGATCTATTGGCGGGCTTATATGCGTTTTATTAATTGTCGCAATAACAACTATTAGCTGGAAAACAGCAGAATTTAACAGCAATCACAACAAATCATTTAAAAAACCTTCTACAGCGAGAGAATTGCTTGAAAAGTATATTACTAATATTTACGAATCCGCGCATTTACAGGAATCAGGCTTGGGCCTTGAAGTATTTAATAAAGCTGTGACAGGTTTCATGAACTTAAAGGCAAGCAACAAGCTTCCGCAAACCACTTCCATACTTACCGTTGTTGATCTTGCAAAATCCAGCCATGAAAAACGGATGTGGATTATTGATATGATAAATAACGAGTTGTTGATTAATACCTGGGTTTCGCACGGCCATGGCAGCGGTGATGATATGGCAACCAGTTTTTCGAACAAAATTGATTCCCACCAAAGCAGCCTCGGGTTTTATATTACCGACGATGTTTACTACGGCAAAAATGGCCGTTCGCTACGTTTAGATGGGATGGACGCCGGATTTAACTCAAATGCCCGTGAGCGTGCTATAGTTGTACATGGTGCTGACTATGTTGGTGAAAATGCAATTGCGCAACTTAGCAGGCTTGGTCGCAGCTATGGCTGCCCGGCGGTATCGCCCGAAGTATCAGACAAAGTGATAGACCTGATTAAAAATAAAACGGTAATGTATATTAACGGTAATGACAATCCTTACAATTCTAAGTTTTTAGACCCGGAACTTGCAGCAAGCTACGTTTTCCCTGATACAAAAAACGGCTTTATGGCAAGCTTGTAA
- a CDS encoding helix-turn-helix domain-containing protein has translation MLKRILKHTFSLLNVDHTDLGLKWNYKNVISPYYRMYYIDSGAGEISDLTTTLQLEPGYLFIIPSFTLCNLSCKNYLSQYFIQFFEESSDGISLFANNRSILKVKATEIDARNFVRLLEINPGRGINRSDNPSIYEKDIFYREYQELNNRQNLATFLETQGIILQLVSRFLSRGIFKHKEESQIPVKILDAISHISLNLHKGLSVADLAKRANQNSDYFSRLFKQHTGERPANYINEKRIERAQYLIVTTQMTFSQIAEHTGFENVFYFSKIFKKITGMAPGKYKQQLDLFNF, from the coding sequence ATGCTCAAAAGAATCCTAAAACATACTTTTTCCTTGTTAAATGTTGACCATACTGATTTGGGGCTTAAATGGAACTATAAAAACGTGATTAGTCCTTATTACAGGATGTATTATATTGATTCAGGTGCCGGAGAAATTTCCGACTTAACAACTACGCTGCAACTGGAGCCTGGTTACCTGTTTATTATTCCAAGTTTTACATTATGCAATTTGAGCTGTAAAAACTATCTAAGCCAGTATTTTATCCAGTTTTTTGAGGAATCTTCAGACGGGATCTCTTTGTTTGCAAACAACAGGTCAATTTTAAAAGTTAAAGCAACAGAAATTGACGCCCGGAATTTCGTCCGGCTACTGGAAATTAATCCCGGACGAGGTATCAACCGTTCCGACAATCCAAGTATCTATGAAAAAGATATTTTTTACAGGGAATACCAGGAACTCAATAACCGGCAAAATTTAGCCACTTTTCTGGAGACACAAGGAATTATCTTACAATTAGTCTCCCGATTTTTATCCCGGGGAATTTTTAAACATAAAGAAGAGAGCCAGATCCCGGTTAAGATACTGGATGCTATCAGTCATATTTCATTGAATCTTCATAAAGGCCTATCGGTAGCCGACCTGGCAAAAAGAGCAAATCAAAACAGTGACTACTTTTCACGCCTTTTTAAGCAGCATACCGGTGAAAGGCCGGCAAATTACATCAACGAAAAAAGGATTGAAAGGGCTCAATATTTAATTGTAACAACGCAAATGACCTTTTCCCAGATTGCTGAACACACCGGTTTTGAAAATGTATTTTACTTTTCTAAGATATTTAAAAAAATCACCGGCATGGCACCGGGAAAGTATAAGCAACAGTTGGATTTATTTAATTTTTGA
- a CDS encoding alpha-L-fucosidase, giving the protein MKRRTLIKGMATGLSSLYLSKSYAGRLLNAPYADGQFQPTWDSLTQYQVPDWFRDAKFGMWAHWGPQCQPEYGDWYARGMYQEGSSQYNYHVQKYGHPSKFGFKDVINDWKAENWDPGELIGLYKKAGAKYFMALANHHDNFDLYKSKYQTWNSTRMGPKKDLIDGWAKAAKYHGLRFGVSVHAAHAWSWMETAQRADKKGPLTGVSYDGKITKADGAGKWWHGEDPQELYAQNHPLSENSLDDGMIHRQWNWGNGVAVPSKAYCEKFYNRTIDLIDKYGPDLVYFDDTALPLWPASNAGLRIAAHMYNASIKKHGKLDAVIFGKILDEQQRKCMVWDIERGQSNQIESQPWQTDTCIGGWHYDRRIYDTNGYKSANTVIHTLIDVVSKNGNLMLNIPVRGDGTIDEKERAVVEEIAAWMQVNSESIYGTRPWTTFGEGPAIDSAAPLSAQGFNEGKGKPFASSDIRFTTKEKILYAAMLGWPANRTTLIKKLAADAGVGKIEVVSLLGQNGKLEFEQSREGLKLQLPEVPPCKTAFVFRIEGAIA; this is encoded by the coding sequence ATGAAAAGAAGAACATTGATAAAAGGTATGGCGACTGGGCTATCGTCCTTGTATCTTTCAAAAAGCTATGCCGGAAGGCTGTTAAATGCTCCTTATGCCGATGGTCAGTTCCAGCCAACCTGGGATTCGCTGACACAATACCAGGTACCTGATTGGTTCCGCGACGCCAAGTTTGGCATGTGGGCTCATTGGGGGCCGCAATGCCAGCCGGAATATGGCGATTGGTACGCACGTGGCATGTACCAGGAAGGTAGTTCACAATATAATTATCATGTTCAAAAATACGGGCATCCCTCGAAATTTGGATTTAAAGATGTGATCAACGATTGGAAAGCAGAGAACTGGGATCCCGGCGAGTTAATCGGCCTTTATAAAAAGGCGGGCGCCAAATATTTTATGGCACTGGCTAACCATCATGACAATTTTGACCTTTACAAGAGTAAGTATCAAACTTGGAACTCTACCCGGATGGGCCCCAAAAAAGATCTAATTGATGGCTGGGCGAAAGCCGCTAAGTACCACGGTTTGCGCTTTGGGGTTAGTGTACACGCCGCCCATGCCTGGAGTTGGATGGAAACCGCACAACGGGCAGATAAGAAGGGCCCATTGACGGGTGTATCCTATGATGGTAAGATTACCAAAGCAGATGGTGCCGGTAAATGGTGGCATGGTGAGGACCCGCAGGAACTGTATGCTCAAAATCACCCATTAAGTGAAAACAGCCTGGATGATGGTATGATTCACCGGCAATGGAACTGGGGCAATGGAGTAGCAGTACCGTCAAAAGCATACTGCGAAAAATTTTATAACCGCACCATTGATTTGATAGATAAATATGGTCCAGACTTGGTTTATTTTGATGATACCGCCTTACCCTTATGGCCTGCTAGTAACGCTGGGTTGCGGATAGCGGCACACATGTACAACGCCAGTATTAAAAAGCATGGTAAATTAGACGCGGTCATCTTCGGTAAAATATTGGACGAACAGCAGCGAAAGTGCATGGTGTGGGATATTGAACGCGGCCAGAGCAACCAGATAGAGAGCCAGCCGTGGCAAACAGATACCTGTATTGGAGGCTGGCACTATGATCGCAGAATTTACGATACTAACGGCTACAAAAGCGCCAATACAGTAATCCATACTTTAATTGATGTGGTTAGCAAAAATGGTAACCTGATGCTTAACATCCCGGTACGGGGGGACGGTACCATAGATGAAAAAGAACGCGCTGTTGTGGAGGAGATAGCTGCCTGGATGCAAGTTAACAGCGAAAGTATATATGGCACACGCCCATGGACCACTTTTGGAGAAGGACCAGCTATAGACTCAGCCGCGCCGTTGAGCGCGCAGGGGTTTAATGAAGGAAAAGGCAAACCTTTTGCTTCTTCGGATATTCGGTTTACAACTAAGGAGAAAATATTGTACGCTGCTATGCTTGGCTGGCCTGCAAATAGAACAACCCTGATAAAAAAACTCGCAGCAGATGCCGGCGTTGGAAAAATTGAAGTGGTTAGTTTACTGGGACAGAACGGTAAACTTGAATTTGAACAGAGCAGAGAGGGATTAAAACTACAATTACCCGAAGTGCCTCCGTGTAAAACAGCGTTTGTCTTCAGAATCGAAGGAGCTATAGCTTAG
- a CDS encoding DUF1801 domain-containing protein, with protein MGKETVDDLVKFMLPYSDSVKASAIWLREFVWELYPESNELIYDNYNAVAFGWSTSDRAGDVFCSIAVCSDHVNFGFNRGIDFPDPEKLLIGNGTLYRYLQIRKKEDFPEAYIKQLLEYAYENSISRLKPAKTITQGQTIVKSISAVKKRPGGAIRH; from the coding sequence ATGGGAAAAGAAACAGTTGATGACCTTGTGAAGTTTATGCTCCCTTACTCGGACAGCGTAAAAGCATCCGCTATTTGGCTTAGAGAATTTGTTTGGGAATTGTACCCGGAAAGCAATGAACTTATATATGACAATTACAATGCGGTTGCCTTTGGATGGTCAACTTCGGATAGGGCAGGAGATGTGTTTTGCAGCATTGCTGTTTGCAGCGATCATGTGAATTTTGGCTTTAACCGCGGAATTGATTTTCCTGACCCTGAAAAGTTATTGATTGGCAATGGAACGCTGTATCGATACTTACAAATCAGGAAGAAAGAGGATTTTCCCGAAGCATACATTAAACAGTTACTGGAATATGCTTACGAGAATTCAATATCAAGATTAAAACCCGCAAAGACGATAACCCAAGGGCAAACTATAGTTAAGTCTATTTCTGCGGTTAAAAAAAGACCAGGAGGAGCGATCAGACACTAG
- a CDS encoding acetyl-CoA C-acyltransferase has translation MKEVVIVSATRTPIGSFGGSLASLSATQLGSIAIKSAVERAGLNPGQIQEVYMGNVLSANLGQAPATQAAIFAGLPSIPATTVNKVCASGMKAIMLAAQSIALGQNEIVVAGGMECMSNVPYYLDKARNGYRLGNGQIIDGLVKDGLWDVYNDYHMGSAAELCAVECNISREEQDAFAIESYKRSQKSQQEGKFKQEITPVELKDKKGDVTLFADDEEPNAVKFDKIPSLKPVFKKDGTVTAANASTLNDGAAALVLMSREKADELGIKPLAKIVAYADAQQAPEWFTTAPSKAIPLALNRAGLSAEEIDFFEINEAFSVVALANNQLMKLDPAKVNVNGGAVSLGHPLGASGARIIVTLLHVLQQNNGKYGAAGICNGGGGASAMVLENFR, from the coding sequence ATGAAAGAAGTAGTAATAGTTTCAGCAACACGCACCCCAATAGGTAGTTTTGGCGGCAGTTTGGCAAGCCTGTCAGCTACACAACTGGGCAGCATAGCTATAAAATCGGCTGTAGAAAGAGCAGGTTTAAACCCCGGTCAAATCCAGGAAGTTTATATGGGTAACGTGTTGTCAGCAAACCTGGGGCAGGCGCCGGCAACACAGGCAGCAATTTTTGCAGGTTTGCCATCAATACCGGCAACAACTGTAAATAAAGTTTGTGCATCAGGAATGAAAGCTATTATGCTGGCCGCGCAAAGCATTGCTTTGGGCCAAAACGAAATAGTTGTGGCCGGCGGAATGGAATGTATGAGCAACGTTCCCTACTATTTAGATAAGGCCAGGAACGGCTACAGGCTGGGAAATGGTCAAATTATTGACGGACTTGTTAAAGATGGGCTATGGGATGTATATAATGATTACCATATGGGCTCGGCTGCAGAGTTGTGCGCTGTGGAATGCAATATAAGCCGCGAAGAACAGGACGCATTTGCCATTGAATCTTATAAAAGATCGCAAAAATCACAGCAGGAAGGCAAATTTAAACAGGAAATTACCCCTGTTGAACTAAAAGATAAAAAAGGAGACGTAACGTTATTTGCTGATGATGAGGAACCAAATGCAGTAAAATTTGATAAGATCCCCTCGCTAAAGCCGGTATTTAAGAAGGACGGAACGGTTACTGCTGCCAACGCATCAACTTTAAATGATGGCGCAGCTGCGCTGGTATTAATGAGTAGAGAAAAAGCAGACGAGTTGGGGATTAAACCTCTGGCAAAAATAGTTGCCTATGCTGATGCGCAGCAAGCTCCCGAATGGTTCACCACTGCACCATCAAAGGCTATTCCGCTTGCGTTGAACCGTGCCGGATTATCCGCCGAAGAGATTGATTTTTTTGAGATAAATGAGGCGTTTTCTGTGGTTGCATTAGCAAACAACCAGCTAATGAAACTTGATCCCGCAAAGGTAAATGTAAACGGTGGCGCAGTTTCTTTGGGCCATCCCCTCGGTGCATCCGGTGCGCGCATTATTGTAACTTTGTTGCATGTTTTACAGCAAAATAATGGAAAATACGGTGCTGCAGGAATTTGTAACGGTGGTGGCGGTGCCAGTGCAATGGTTTTGGAAAATTTTCGTTAA